A stretch of the Streptomyces sp. NBC_01428 genome encodes the following:
- a CDS encoding TetR/AcrR family transcriptional regulator produces MTDTGGSAGPAAAATTPAATTAAPRPGLRERKKQRTRDALLRAALELFVAQGYERTTVDEIAEAVDVSQRTFFRYFAGKEDAALFLQRLSESHFIDAVRERPSHEAPLEALRRAVLESWDTIGEAIEAVVPIELHMRTYQLIESTPALLAAHLRRSEEIEEEIARLIAEREGLDVDADPRPRIAVAVFGGVMRVTGRRWGAGEDTSVAAIRALTASYLDHVGPALAEKWDTRPDRPSVEPPEPSAGS; encoded by the coding sequence ATGACGGACACGGGCGGCAGCGCCGGACCGGCGGCAGCGGCGACGACGCCTGCCGCGACGACGGCGGCACCCCGCCCCGGCCTGCGCGAGCGCAAGAAGCAGCGCACCCGGGACGCCCTGCTGCGGGCCGCCCTCGAACTCTTCGTCGCGCAGGGGTACGAGCGCACCACCGTCGACGAGATCGCCGAGGCCGTCGACGTCTCGCAGCGCACCTTCTTCCGCTACTTCGCGGGCAAGGAGGACGCCGCCCTCTTCCTGCAGCGGCTCAGCGAGTCCCATTTCATCGACGCCGTGCGCGAACGGCCGTCCCACGAGGCCCCGTTGGAGGCGCTGCGGCGAGCCGTCCTGGAGAGCTGGGACACCATCGGCGAGGCGATCGAGGCCGTCGTGCCGATCGAACTCCACATGCGCACCTACCAGTTGATCGAGTCGACGCCCGCACTGCTCGCGGCCCACCTGCGCCGCTCGGAGGAGATCGAGGAGGAGATCGCGCGGCTGATCGCCGAGCGCGAGGGCCTCGACGTGGACGCGGACCCCCGGCCGCGCATCGCCGTCGCGGTGTTCGGCGGGGTGATGCGGGTGACGGGCCGCCGGTGGGGCGCGGGCGAGGACACCAGCGTGGCGGCGATCCGCGCGCTGACGGCCTCCTATCTCGACCATGTGGGGCCCGCGTTGGCGGAGAAGTGGGACACCCGGCCGGACCGGCCGTCCGTCGAGCCGCCGGAGCCCTCTGCGGGGTCATGA
- a CDS encoding MFS transporter, which translates to MTSQTTIDKPEPGDKAPVSPSDGAPSTGLRGHPWFTLITVAVGVMMVALDGTIVAIANPAIQKDLGASFADVQWITNGYFLALAVTLITAGKLGDRFGHRQTFLIGVLGFAAASGAIGFSSSIALVVTFRVFQGLFGALLMPAALGLLRATFPAEKLNMAIGIWGMVIGASTAGGPILGGLLVQHVSWQSVFFINVPVGVLALVLGTLILTDHRAANAPRSFDLLGIALLSGAMFCLVWALIKAPAWGWGDGLTWTFLVVSIAGFVLFALWEKRVKEPLIPLALFRSVPLSAGVVLMVLMAIAFLGGLFFVTFYLQRVHGMSPVDAGLHLLPLTGMMIVGSPLAGALISKVGPRIPLAGGMALTAVSMYGMSTLDTDTSSLVMSIWFAGLGLGLAPVMVGATEVIVGNAPMELSGVAGGLQQAAMQIGGSLGTAVLGAVMASKVDSDLAGNWADAKLPPLTPAQLDQASEAVRGGVAPVPPGTPAAIAARITDVAHDTFISGMSLACLVAAAVAVVAVFVALLTKRGDNADAAGAGAGHI; encoded by the coding sequence ATGACTAGTCAGACCACCATCGACAAGCCGGAGCCCGGCGACAAGGCTCCGGTCTCCCCGTCGGACGGGGCCCCGTCCACGGGCCTGCGCGGCCATCCGTGGTTCACCCTCATCACCGTGGCCGTCGGGGTCATGATGGTGGCCCTGGACGGCACCATCGTCGCGATCGCCAACCCCGCCATCCAGAAGGACCTCGGCGCGAGCTTCGCCGACGTCCAGTGGATCACCAACGGCTACTTCCTCGCCCTCGCGGTCACCCTGATCACCGCGGGCAAGCTCGGCGACCGCTTCGGCCACCGGCAGACCTTCCTCATAGGCGTCCTCGGCTTCGCCGCGGCCTCCGGTGCGATCGGCTTCTCCAGCAGCATCGCCCTGGTCGTCACCTTCCGCGTCTTCCAGGGCCTGTTCGGCGCCCTGCTGATGCCGGCCGCGCTCGGCCTGCTGCGCGCCACCTTCCCGGCCGAGAAGCTGAACATGGCGATCGGCATCTGGGGCATGGTCATCGGCGCCTCCACCGCGGGCGGCCCGATCCTCGGCGGCCTGCTCGTCCAGCACGTCAGCTGGCAGTCGGTGTTCTTCATCAACGTGCCCGTCGGTGTCCTCGCGCTGGTCCTCGGCACGCTGATCCTCACCGACCACCGCGCCGCGAACGCCCCGCGCTCCTTCGACCTCCTCGGCATCGCGCTGCTCTCCGGCGCCATGTTCTGCCTGGTCTGGGCCCTCATCAAGGCGCCGGCGTGGGGCTGGGGCGACGGTCTGACCTGGACCTTCCTGGTCGTCTCGATCGCCGGCTTCGTGCTCTTCGCCCTCTGGGAGAAGCGGGTGAAGGAGCCGCTGATCCCGCTCGCCCTGTTCCGCTCCGTGCCGCTGTCGGCCGGTGTGGTGCTGATGGTCCTGATGGCCATCGCCTTCCTCGGCGGTCTGTTCTTCGTCACGTTCTACCTGCAGCGGGTGCACGGCATGAGCCCGGTCGACGCCGGTCTGCACCTGCTCCCGCTGACCGGAATGATGATCGTGGGCTCGCCGCTGGCCGGCGCCCTGATCAGCAAGGTCGGCCCGCGCATCCCGCTCGCCGGCGGCATGGCGCTCACCGCGGTCTCCATGTACGGCATGTCCACGCTGGACACGGACACGAGCAGCCTGGTCATGTCGATCTGGTTCGCCGGTCTCGGCCTCGGTCTCGCGCCGGTCATGGTCGGCGCCACCGAGGTCATCGTCGGCAACGCGCCGATGGAGCTGTCCGGTGTCGCCGGCGGGCTCCAGCAGGCCGCCATGCAGATCGGCGGCAGCCTCGGCACGGCCGTGCTGGGTGCCGTCATGGCCTCCAAGGTCGACAGCGACCTCGCGGGCAACTGGGCCGACGCCAAGCTGCCGCCGCTCACCCCGGCCCAGCTCGACCAGGCGTCCGAGGCCGTCCGGGGCGGCGTCGCGCCGGTTCCCCCGGGCACGCCGGCCGCGATCGCCGCGCGGATCACGGACGTCGCCCACGACACCTTCATCTCCGGCATGAGCCTCGCCTGCCTCGTCGCCGCGGCCGTCGCCGTCGTGGCGGTGTTCGTGGCACTGCTCACCAAGCGCGGCGACAACGCCGACGCCGCCGGAGCGGGCGCCGGACACATCTGA
- a CDS encoding small hydrophobic protein, with protein sequence MMAGFGNGTRRYPRSRGRMGPRTGPDSATLGIIGVVCAVAGFFTLGIVLGPVAMICGWFSMGRRWTGSGPVPALIALVLGAIDTLLAIIWLAGGAGNGLL encoded by the coding sequence ATGATGGCGGGCTTCGGAAACGGTACGCGCAGGTACCCCCGTTCACGTGGCCGGATGGGACCACGGACCGGGCCGGACAGCGCGACCTTGGGCATCATCGGAGTCGTGTGCGCGGTTGCCGGCTTCTTCACGCTGGGAATCGTCCTCGGGCCGGTCGCGATGATCTGCGGCTGGTTCTCGATGGGGCGCCGCTGGACGGGCTCGGGGCCGGTACCGGCTCTGATCGCCCTCGTCCTGGGAGCGATCGACACACTCCTGGCGATCATCTGGCTGGCGGGCGGCGCGGGCAACGGCCTGCTCTGA
- a CDS encoding potassium channel family protein codes for MTQESAQARWELHTQRPLLVLAVAFALAYAVPIVDSDAEPAVALTCTVVEWVVWGAFAADYLVRLALSGRRRDFVRTHWLDLCAVVLPILQPLRLLRLVSTLMLVGRRARMASQIRLTTYVGGAVVGLLMFGSLAVLSVERDSPNGNIRTLGDAVWWSFTTMTTVGYGDHAPTTGMGRVLAVGLMLSGIALLGVVTANIAAWFISRFEKDDVEERRQTAAIEALTQEVRALRAELTALTGTPGLLPHPLPSGSEEHSPT; via the coding sequence ATGACGCAAGAATCGGCTCAGGCCCGTTGGGAGCTGCACACCCAGCGGCCCCTGCTCGTCCTCGCGGTGGCCTTCGCCCTCGCGTACGCCGTGCCGATCGTGGACAGCGACGCGGAACCGGCGGTGGCGCTCACCTGCACGGTGGTGGAGTGGGTGGTGTGGGGGGCGTTCGCGGCCGACTACCTGGTACGGCTCGCGCTCTCCGGCCGGCGGCGGGACTTCGTCCGGACCCACTGGCTGGATCTGTGCGCGGTGGTCCTGCCGATCCTCCAGCCGCTGCGGCTCCTTCGGCTCGTCTCCACGCTGATGCTCGTGGGGCGGCGGGCGCGGATGGCCTCGCAGATCCGGCTGACGACGTACGTCGGGGGCGCGGTCGTCGGACTGCTGATGTTCGGCTCGCTCGCCGTGCTGTCCGTGGAGCGGGACTCGCCCAACGGGAACATCCGGACGCTGGGTGACGCGGTGTGGTGGTCCTTCACGACGATGACGACCGTGGGGTACGGCGACCACGCCCCGACCACCGGGATGGGCAGGGTCCTCGCCGTCGGTCTGATGCTGTCGGGGATCGCCCTGCTCGGTGTGGTCACCGCGAACATCGCCGCCTGGTTCATCTCCCGGTTCGAGAAGGACGACGTGGAGGAACGCCGGCAGACCGCGGCGATCGAGGCCCTCACCCAGGAGGTACGGGCCCTGCGCGCCGAGCTCACCGCCCTCACGGGCACCCCGGGTCTCCTCCCGCACCCCCTGCCGTCAGGGTCCGAGGAGCACTCCCCCACCTAG
- the aceE gene encoding pyruvate dehydrogenase (acetyl-transferring), homodimeric type has protein sequence MASGSDRNPVIIGGLPSQVPDFDPEETQEWLDSLDAAVDQRGRERARYLMLRLIERAREKRVAVPEMRSTDYVNTIATKDEPFFPGNEEIERKVLNATRWNAAVMVSRAQRPGIGVGGHIATFASSASLYDVGFNHFFRGKDEGDGGDQIFFQGHASPGIYARAFLLDRLSEQQLDAFRQEKSKAPYGLSSYPHPRLMPDFWEFPTVSMGLGPLGAIFQARMNRYMEARGIADTSKSHVWAFLGDGEMDEPESLGQLSIAAREGLDNLTFVVNCNLQRLDGPVRGNGKIVQELESQFRGAGWNVIKLVWDRTWDPLLAQDRDGVLVNRLNTTPDGQFQTYATETGAYIRDHFFGDDHRLRAMVENMTDDQILHLGRGGHDHKKIYAAFSAAKTHSGQPTVILAQTVKGWTLGPNFEGRNATHQMKKLTVADLKGFRDRLHLPISDKELEDGAPPYYHPGRDSEEIQYMHDRRKGLGGYVPTRVVRSKPLALPEDKTYASVKKGSGQQSIATTMAFVRLLKDLMRDKEIGRRFVLIAPDEYRTFGMDSFFPSAKIYNPLGQQYESVDRELLLAYKESPTGQMLHDGISEAGCTASLIAAGSAYATHGEPLIPVYVFYSMFGFQRTGDQFWQMADQLARGFVLGATAGRTTLTGEGLQHADGHSQLLASTNPGCVAYDPAFGFEIAHIVQDGLRRMYGSTEEHPHGEDVFYYLTVYNEPIQHPAEPENVDTEGILKGIHRYAAGTSGTIPAQILASGVAVPWAVEAQRILAEDWNVRADVWSATSWNELRREAVDVERHNLLHPEEEQRVPYVTRKLSDSEGPFVAVSDWMRSVPDQIARWVPGTYQSLGADGFGFADTRGAARRFFHIDAQSIVVGVLTELAREGKVDRSVLKQAVDRYQLLDVTAADPGAAGGDA, from the coding sequence GTGGCTTCCGGATCCGATCGCAACCCGGTCATCATTGGCGGCCTTCCCAGCCAGGTCCCGGACTTCGACCCTGAGGAGACTCAGGAGTGGCTCGACTCGCTCGACGCCGCCGTCGACCAGCGCGGCCGTGAGCGCGCCCGCTATCTGATGCTGCGGCTGATCGAGCGGGCCCGCGAGAAGCGCGTGGCCGTGCCCGAGATGCGCAGCACGGACTACGTCAACACGATCGCCACCAAGGACGAGCCGTTCTTCCCCGGCAACGAGGAGATCGAGCGCAAGGTCCTGAACGCGACCCGCTGGAACGCGGCCGTGATGGTCTCCCGGGCGCAGCGCCCCGGCATCGGTGTGGGCGGCCACATCGCGACCTTCGCCTCCTCGGCCTCGCTCTACGACGTGGGCTTCAACCACTTCTTCCGCGGCAAGGACGAGGGCGACGGCGGCGACCAGATCTTCTTCCAGGGGCACGCCTCGCCGGGCATCTACGCCCGCGCGTTCCTCCTGGACCGGCTCTCCGAGCAGCAGCTCGACGCGTTCCGCCAGGAGAAGTCGAAGGCGCCCTACGGGCTGTCCTCGTACCCGCACCCGCGGCTGATGCCGGACTTCTGGGAGTTCCCGACCGTCTCGATGGGCCTCGGCCCGCTCGGCGCGATCTTCCAGGCCCGGATGAACCGCTACATGGAGGCGCGCGGCATCGCCGACACCTCCAAGTCCCACGTCTGGGCGTTCCTCGGCGACGGCGAGATGGACGAGCCGGAGTCGCTCGGCCAGCTCTCGATCGCGGCGCGCGAGGGCCTGGACAACCTGACCTTCGTCGTCAACTGCAACCTCCAGCGCCTCGACGGCCCGGTGCGCGGCAACGGCAAGATCGTCCAGGAGCTGGAGTCGCAGTTCCGCGGCGCCGGCTGGAACGTGATCAAGCTGGTCTGGGACCGCACCTGGGACCCGCTGCTCGCCCAGGACCGCGACGGCGTGCTGGTCAACCGGCTGAACACCACGCCGGACGGCCAGTTCCAGACGTACGCCACGGAGACGGGCGCGTACATCCGCGACCACTTCTTCGGCGACGACCACCGGCTGCGCGCCATGGTCGAGAACATGACCGACGACCAGATCCTGCACCTGGGCCGCGGCGGACACGACCACAAGAAGATCTACGCGGCGTTCTCGGCGGCCAAGACCCACTCGGGCCAGCCGACGGTGATCCTCGCGCAGACGGTCAAGGGCTGGACGCTCGGCCCGAACTTCGAGGGCCGCAACGCCACGCACCAGATGAAGAAGCTGACGGTCGCCGACCTCAAGGGCTTCCGTGACCGCCTGCACCTGCCGATCTCCGACAAGGAGCTGGAGGACGGCGCGCCGCCGTACTACCACCCGGGCCGGGACTCGGAGGAGATCCAGTACATGCACGACCGCCGCAAGGGGCTCGGCGGGTACGTCCCGACGCGTGTCGTGCGGTCGAAGCCCCTGGCACTGCCCGAGGACAAGACGTACGCGAGCGTGAAGAAGGGCTCGGGTCAGCAGTCCATCGCGACGACCATGGCCTTTGTGCGACTCCTCAAGGACCTCATGCGGGACAAGGAGATCGGCAGGCGGTTCGTGCTGATCGCGCCCGACGAGTACCGCACGTTCGGCATGGACTCGTTCTTCCCGAGTGCGAAGATCTACAACCCGCTCGGCCAGCAGTACGAGTCGGTGGACCGTGAACTGCTCCTCGCCTACAAGGAGTCGCCGACCGGCCAGATGCTGCACGACGGCATCTCGGAGGCCGGTTGCACGGCCTCGCTGATCGCCGCGGGTTCGGCGTACGCCACCCACGGCGAGCCGCTCATCCCGGTCTACGTCTTCTACTCGATGTTCGGTTTCCAGCGCACCGGCGACCAGTTCTGGCAGATGGCCGACCAGTTGGCGCGCGGTTTCGTGCTGGGCGCGACCGCCGGGCGGACGACGCTGACCGGTGAGGGCCTGCAGCACGCGGACGGCCACTCGCAGCTGCTCGCCTCGACGAACCCGGGCTGTGTCGCCTACGACCCGGCGTTCGGTTTCGAGATCGCGCACATCGTGCAGGACGGCCTGCGCCGGATGTACGGCTCGACCGAGGAACACCCGCACGGCGAGGACGTCTTCTACTACCTCACCGTGTACAACGAGCCGATCCAGCACCCGGCCGAGCCGGAGAACGTGGACACCGAGGGCATCCTCAAGGGCATCCACCGCTACGCCGCGGGCACGTCGGGCACCATCCCGGCGCAGATCCTCGCTTCCGGTGTCGCCGTCCCGTGGGCCGTCGAGGCCCAGCGGATCCTCGCCGAGGACTGGAACGTCCGGGCGGACGTCTGGTCGGCGACCTCCTGGAACGAGCTGCGGCGCGAGGCCGTCGACGTGGAGCGGCACAACCTGCTGCACCCCGAGGAGGAGCAGCGCGTCCCGTACGTGACGCGGAAGCTGTCCGACTCCGAGGGCCCGTTCGTGGCCGTCTCGGACTGGATGCGCTCGGTCCCGGACCAGATCGCGCGCTGGGTGCCCGGCACCTACCAGTCCCTCGGCGCGGACGGCTTCGGCTTCGCGGACACGCGCGGCGCGGCCCGCCGGTTCTTCCACATCGACGCGCAGTCGATCGTGGTCGGCGTGCTGACCGAGCTGGCCCGTGAGGGCAAGGTGGACCGGTCGGTGCTGAAGCAGGCCGTGGACCGTTACCAGCTCCTGGACGTGACGGCGGCGGACCCGGGCGCTGCGGGCGGGGACGCGTAG
- a CDS encoding DUF3052 domain-containing protein produces the protein MSATADHAEERTNPAARLGFEPGQVVQEIGFDDDVDHELREGIESLIGQDLVDEDYDDTADVVLLWFRDEDGDLTDALVDVIGLLEDGGMIWLLTPKTGRDGYVEPSDISDAAQTAGLSQTKSISVGKEWSGTRLATPKSKR, from the coding sequence GTGAGCGCGACCGCGGACCACGCGGAGGAGCGGACCAACCCGGCCGCCAGGCTGGGGTTCGAGCCCGGACAGGTGGTCCAGGAGATCGGCTTCGACGACGACGTTGACCACGAGCTCCGTGAAGGCATCGAATCGCTGATCGGCCAGGATCTGGTCGACGAGGACTACGACGACACCGCTGACGTGGTGCTGTTGTGGTTCCGGGACGAGGACGGCGATCTCACGGACGCACTGGTGGACGTCATCGGTCTCCTCGAGGACGGCGGCATGATCTGGCTGCTGACCCCGAAGACCGGCAGGGACGGTTACGTCGAGCCCAGCGACATCAGTGATGCCGCACAGACAGCCGGCCTCTCCCAGACGAAGAGCATCTCCGTCGGCAAGGAATGGTCGGGCACCCGCCTGGCCACCCCCAAGTCGAAGCGCTGA
- a CDS encoding peroxiredoxin: MTVDVGTKAPDFELKDNHGATVRLSDFRGEKNVVLLFYPFAFTGVCTGELCSLRDNLPQFTERDTQLLAVSNDSIHTLRVFAEQEGLEYPLLSDFWPHGNVSRAYGVFDEDKGCAVRGTFIIDKEGVVRWTVVNALPDARDLNEYVKALDTL; the protein is encoded by the coding sequence ATGACCGTCGACGTCGGCACCAAGGCACCGGACTTCGAGCTGAAGGACAACCACGGCGCCACCGTGAGGCTCTCCGACTTCCGGGGCGAGAAGAACGTGGTGCTGCTCTTCTACCCCTTCGCCTTCACCGGGGTGTGCACGGGCGAGCTGTGCTCCCTGCGGGACAACCTGCCGCAGTTCACCGAGCGCGACACCCAGCTGCTCGCCGTGTCCAACGACTCCATCCACACCCTGCGGGTCTTCGCCGAGCAGGAGGGCCTGGAGTACCCGCTGCTGTCGGACTTCTGGCCGCACGGCAACGTCTCGCGCGCCTACGGCGTCTTCGACGAGGACAAGGGCTGTGCGGTGCGCGGCACGTTCATCATCGACAAGGAGGGCGTGGTCCGCTGGACCGTCGTCAACGCCCTGCCCGACGCGCGTGACCTGAACGAGTACGTCAAGGCGCTCGACACCCTGTGA
- a CDS encoding TerD family protein, giving the protein MGVSLSKGGNVSLSKEAPGLTAVIIGLGWDVRTTTGTDFDLDASALLTNDQGKVSGDQNFVFFNNLKSPDGSVEHTGDNTTGEGEGDDEQIKVNLATVPADVQKIVFPVSIYDAENRQQSFGQVRNAFIRVVNQAGGAEIARYDLSEDASTETAMVFGELYRNGAEWKFRAIGQGYASGLRGIAQDFGVNV; this is encoded by the coding sequence GTGGGAGTCAGCCTCAGCAAGGGCGGCAACGTTTCGCTGTCGAAGGAGGCCCCGGGACTGACCGCGGTCATCATCGGTCTGGGGTGGGACGTCCGCACCACCACCGGCACGGACTTCGACCTCGACGCCAGCGCCCTGCTCACGAACGACCAGGGAAAGGTCTCCGGCGACCAGAACTTCGTGTTCTTCAACAACCTGAAGAGCCCGGACGGCTCGGTCGAGCACACCGGTGACAACACCACCGGCGAGGGCGAGGGCGACGACGAGCAGATCAAGGTCAACCTCGCCACCGTCCCGGCCGACGTCCAGAAGATCGTCTTCCCGGTCTCGATCTACGACGCCGAGAACCGCCAGCAGTCCTTCGGCCAGGTCCGCAACGCGTTCATCCGCGTGGTGAACCAGGCGGGCGGCGCGGAGATCGCCCGCTACGACCTCTCCGAGGACGCCTCGACGGAGACCGCGATGGTCTTCGGCGAGCTGTACCGCAACGGCGCGGAGTGGAAGTTCCGCGCCATCGGCCAGGGGTACGCCTCGGGCCTGCGCGGCATCGCGCAGGACTTCGGCGTCAACGTCTGA
- a CDS encoding TerD family protein, translating into MGVTLAKGGNVSLSKAAPNLTQVMIGLGWDARSTTGADFDLDASALLCNGGRVLGDEWFIFYNQLKSPDGSVEHTGDNLTGEGEGDDESILIDLSKVPANVDKIVFPVSIHDADNRGQTFGQVSNAFIRVVNQADGQELARYDLSEDASTETAMIFGEVYRYNAEWKFRAVGQGYASGLRGIALDFGVNVS; encoded by the coding sequence ATGGGTGTCACACTCGCCAAGGGGGGCAATGTCTCCCTCTCGAAGGCCGCGCCGAACCTCACACAGGTGATGATCGGGCTCGGCTGGGACGCGCGCTCGACCACCGGAGCCGACTTCGACCTCGACGCCAGCGCCCTGCTGTGCAACGGCGGCCGGGTGCTCGGGGACGAATGGTTCATCTTCTACAACCAGCTCAAGAGCCCGGACGGCTCGGTCGAGCACACCGGTGACAACCTCACGGGTGAGGGCGAGGGCGACGACGAGTCGATCCTGATCGACCTCTCCAAGGTGCCGGCCAACGTCGACAAGATCGTCTTCCCGGTCTCCATCCATGACGCGGACAACCGCGGCCAGACCTTCGGCCAGGTCAGCAACGCCTTCATCCGTGTCGTCAACCAGGCCGACGGCCAGGAACTCGCCCGCTACGACCTGTCCGAGGACGCCTCCACGGAGACGGCGATGATCTTCGGCGAGGTCTACCGCTACAACGCCGAGTGGAAGTTCCGCGCGGTCGGCCAGGGATACGCGTCGGGGCTGCGGGGCATCGCACTCGACTTCGGGGTGAATGTTTCCTAG
- a CDS encoding DUF475 domain-containing protein has translation MLLKTFGWSFAITALGLVAAAFYGGWTAFGIVAILAVLEISLSFDNAVVNAGILKKMSAFWQKIFLTVGVLIAVFGMRLVFPVVIVAISAKIGPIDAVDLALNDKDQYQQLVTDAHPSIAAFGGMFLLMIFLDFIFEDRDIQWLRWIERPLAKLGKVDMLSVCIALIVLLITSFTFAVNAHQHGGGHADKAQTVLISGIAGLITYMVVGGLSGYFEDRLEEEEERAHEEEEEAERSGKKKPAVVLAGQAAFFMFLYLEVLDASFSFDGVIGAFAITNDIVLMALGLGIGAMYVRSLTVYLVRQGTLDDYVYLEHGAHYAIGALSVILLVTIQYQINEVITGLVGVVLIAWSFWSSVRRNKALAEAEGKAPTSDEKAEVSSGV, from the coding sequence GTGCTTCTGAAAACCTTCGGCTGGTCGTTCGCGATTACCGCGCTCGGTCTGGTCGCAGCGGCCTTCTACGGGGGGTGGACCGCCTTCGGCATCGTGGCGATCCTGGCCGTCCTGGAGATCTCGCTGTCCTTCGACAACGCGGTGGTCAACGCCGGAATCCTGAAGAAGATGAGTGCCTTCTGGCAGAAGATCTTCCTCACCGTCGGTGTCCTGATCGCCGTCTTCGGTATGCGTCTGGTGTTCCCCGTCGTCATCGTCGCCATCAGCGCCAAGATCGGCCCGATCGACGCGGTCGATCTCGCGCTGAACGACAAGGACCAGTACCAGCAGCTGGTGACCGACGCGCACCCGTCGATCGCCGCCTTCGGTGGCATGTTCCTGCTGATGATCTTCCTCGACTTCATCTTCGAGGACCGGGACATCCAGTGGCTGCGCTGGATCGAGCGTCCGCTCGCCAAGCTGGGCAAGGTCGACATGCTGTCGGTCTGCATCGCCCTGATCGTCCTGCTCATCACCTCCTTCACCTTCGCGGTCAACGCCCACCAGCACGGCGGCGGGCACGCCGACAAGGCGCAGACGGTGCTGATCTCCGGCATCGCCGGCCTGATCACGTACATGGTCGTCGGCGGGCTCTCCGGCTACTTCGAGGACCGTCTCGAAGAGGAGGAGGAGCGGGCCCACGAGGAAGAGGAGGAGGCCGAGCGGAGCGGCAAGAAGAAGCCGGCCGTCGTCCTCGCCGGGCAGGCGGCGTTCTTCATGTTCCTGTACCTGGAAGTGCTGGACGCGTCCTTCTCGTTCGACGGTGTCATCGGCGCCTTCGCCATCACCAACGACATCGTGCTGATGGCGCTCGGTCTCGGCATCGGCGCCATGTACGTCCGGTCGCTCACCGTCTACCTGGTCCGCCAGGGCACCCTCGACGACTACGTCTACCTGGAGCACGGCGCGCACTACGCGATCGGCGCGCTCTCGGTGATCCTCCTCGTCACCATCCAGTACCAGATCAACGAGGTCATCACCGGCCTCGTCGGTGTCGTCCTGATCGCCTGGTCCTTCTGGTCCTCCGTGCGCCGGAACAAGGCGCTCGCCGAGGCCGAGGGAAAAGCCCCGACCTCGGACGAGAAGGCTGAGGTCTCGTCCGGGGTGTGA
- a CDS encoding TerD family protein, which yields MGIWQDLWRGRSADFDSGSAATNSIELTKRNHTVSLTKQGAATGNLRINLSWRMRTSDIGGPQRESLLRHPFRTFKPEVVQAHTQSMVNVDLDLGVMYELTDGTKGVVQPLGGFLGELNGPPFVKLSGDDRFGSGSGETAFVNLDHRDDIKRLLVFVYIYDQTPAFDRTHAIITLYPSNGPRIEIGLDERHPQARSCAVVMIENNKGELTVRREVKFVYGFQAELDRLYGWGLQWGRGYKSKVER from the coding sequence ATGGGCATCTGGCAGGACCTGTGGCGGGGGCGCTCGGCGGACTTCGACTCCGGCAGCGCGGCCACCAACTCCATCGAGCTGACCAAGCGCAACCACACGGTGTCGCTCACCAAGCAGGGCGCGGCCACCGGCAACCTGCGCATCAACCTCTCCTGGCGGATGCGCACCTCCGACATCGGCGGGCCGCAGCGCGAGAGCCTGCTGCGCCACCCCTTCCGCACCTTCAAACCGGAAGTGGTCCAGGCGCACACCCAGAGCATGGTGAACGTCGACCTCGACCTCGGGGTCATGTACGAGCTGACGGACGGCACCAAGGGCGTCGTCCAGCCGCTCGGCGGCTTCCTCGGCGAACTCAACGGCCCGCCGTTCGTGAAGCTCAGCGGCGACGACCGTTTCGGTTCGGGCTCGGGCGAGACGGCCTTCGTCAACCTCGACCACCGCGACGACATCAAGCGGCTGCTGGTCTTCGTCTACATCTACGACCAGACCCCGGCCTTCGACCGCACCCACGCCATCATCACGCTCTACCCGAGCAACGGCCCGCGCATCGAGATCGGCCTCGACGAACGCCACCCGCAGGCCCGCTCCTGCGCCGTCGTCATGATCGAGAACAACAAGGGCGAGCTGACCGTGCGCCGCGAGGTGAAGTTCGTGTACGGCTTCCAGGCCGAACTCGACCGCCTCTACGGCTGGGGCCTCCAGTGGGGCCGCGGCTACAAGTCCAAGGTCGAGCGCTAG